AAGAGGCGGGAGCCAGTGGGGTCAAGATCGATGACGCAGCCGATTACGAACATCTCGAACCGGGCAAATACGGTGAAATTGTCGACCTCAAGACAATCCCTCACCGCACCAGTGGGGCCGAAATTACCGCCTATTATCCAGAAACCGTTTTTATCCCCGAGATTTTACCAACCATTAAACAACGGGTTAGCGGTTTAGCACAATTTGGGTTGGACCCAACTCCGGGGACGGTGACCTCTAAGGCGGTCGCCGACGAGAGCTGGGCGACCGCTTGGCAGAAGTACTATCATCCGGTTCGCGTCACCCGCTATCTGACAGTGACCCCCAGCTGGGAGCCCTATCAGCCCGTTCAGCCCGGTGAACACGTGATTCGGTTGGATCCGGGGATGGCCTTTGGTACCGGGACGCACCCGACTACGGTACTGTCGTTAACGGAGCTAGAAATGGTGGTCCGCGGTGGCGAAAGCATGTATGACGTCGGTACTGGCTCCGGGGTCCTAAGTATTGCGGCCAAGTACCTGGGGGTTGATCAGATTAAGGCCTTTGATCTCGATGACGTGGCGGTTCGTTCGGCGAAGACCAACTTGGACCTCAACCCCGTTGCAACCGACGTGGTAGCCGAACCCAACGATCTACTCAATGGAATTCACCAACCGGTGGACCTGGTGGTGGCCAACATCTTAGCGGAAATTATCGTGCCACTGGTGCCCCAGGCCTGGGAAAACCTGCAACCCGGTGGTCACTTCTTAACGTCCGGCATCATCGCCGATAAGTTGGATTTGGTAATTGCTGCTCAGGAAAAGCAGGGCTTCATCATCGATAACGTGCTTCAAATGAAAGATTGGCGCGGTGTAATTGCCCACAAACCGACGGAGGATGAGTAAACCCATGCAACGGTATTTTTTAGACGCGACTTGTCAAGATGGTCAACAGGTTGTTCTCCCAGAATCTGTCACGCACCACTGGGTTACGGTCTTACGGGCCCAGGTGGGGGCAACGGCGGAGTTCGTTGACCACACGGCACACTTGTTTCACGGCCAACTGGTGGCCGTAGCCGATCGCCAAGCTACGGTTCAACTCACGGCCGTCGCGACACCGGCCGTCGAGCTACCGGTCCACACGGTGATTGCCTGCGGATTACCGAAGCAAGAAAAAGCGGAATGGATTACCCAGAAGGCGACCGAAATGGGGGTTGATCAGATCATCTTTTATGCGGGTGACTGGTCGGTGGCGAAGTGGCAGGGCAACAAGGTTGCCAAAAAGCTGGCCCGCTTAACCAAGGTCGCCAACGGGGCGGCCGAGCAGTCGCACCGGTTGGTACGGCCCACGGTTAGTTACCTCCCGAATTTGGCAGCGGTGCTGCAAACGCCTAATGATGGTGTGTTGCTGGCTTATGAAGAATCCGCCAAACAGGGAGAACATCGCGCGTTGACCACTCAATTAGCGGCCATGACCCCCGGACAGACGGTGTTAGCCGTTTTCGGACCCGAGGGCGGTATTAGTCCGGCCGAGGTCCAAACCGCGCAGGCAGCCGGGGCGACGCTAGTGGGGTTAGGCCCCCGAATTTTACGAACCGAAACGGCGCCGTTGTATTTCCTAGCGGCGGCTTCGACACTTTGGGAATTATAACCCACGCGGTGCAGATGAAATCCCGGAGAAAACATGCTAAAATGGTTGCAATCATAAAGAGAGTAAAGGTGGAAGTTGGATGGTATTTCTTGAAAAGATGGGGTGGCGGTACTGGCTCACGGGACTGATGATGGGCATCGTGTTACCCGCACTGGCCACCTGGCTGAAGATTAGTACGGTCATGCGGTTTGGGGGCCTGTTGTTAGTGATTAATGGTGGGGTTGCCATTGCCGTGGGACGACTCGTCGCGTTAAAAAAACGGCCGAGATGGTTATTACTCGTCCTACCGGCCCTGTATCTTTTGGGAGCCTATGGTTTCTTACCCGCGTACACGCGGTACTTTGCTTTAGTCTACCTGTGTGTATCCTATCTGGCCTACGGGTTAACGGCAACAACGCAAACAGTACAATCAGAATCTAAAAATTAAGGGTGGTGGCGTCCAATATGACCAAAGAACGTGTCTGGACGGCTGAAGAAGTAATTGCCAGAGTCGGAAAATATATGAATGCGCAACACGTTGAAATGGTGGTTAGAGCCTGTCATTTCGCTACGGTGGCGCACCGCGATCAAACACGGCAATCTGGCGAACCCTATATCATGCACCCCATTCAGGTGGCGGGCATCTTGGCCGACCTCAATATGGACCCCGAAACCGTTTCGGCGGGTTTTCTGCACGACATTGTGGAAGACACGGGGGTCACGCTAAGTGATGTGCGGGAACTGTTTGGGGACGACGTGGCGCTCATCGTGGATGGGGTCACCAAGTTAGGAAAGATTAAATACAAATCCAATAAAGAACAGTTAGCGGAAAATCACCGCAAGCTTTTATTAGCCATGTCCAAAGACATTCGGGTCATGATTGTGAAGTTAGCCGACCGCTTGCACAACATGCGGACCTTACAACACTTACGGCCGGATAAGCAACGGCGGATTGCCAATGAGACGTTGGAAATCTATGCACCGTTGGCCGACCGGTTAGGGATTAGTACCATTAAGTGGGAACTAGAAGATATTTCGCTACGGTACTTGAACCCGCAACAGTATTACCGGATCGTTCATTTAATGAATTCTCGGCGGGATCAACGGGAGCAGTACATTGCGGCGGCCATCAAGGTCATCCAAAGTTCCATCAAGGACTTGCATTTACACCCCGAAATCTACGGCCGGCCGAAGCACATCTACTCGGTCTACCGGAAAATGAAGGACCAACACAAGCAATTTAGTCAAATCTATGACCTGTTAGCGATTCGGGTTATTGTGGATACCATCAAGGACTGTTACGCGGTCTTAGGCGCCATTCACTCGCAGTGGAAACCCATGCCCGGACGGTTCAAGGACTACATCGCCATGCCAAAGGCTAACATGTACCAATCCTTACACACCACGGTAATTGGTCCTGAAGGTAAGCCGCTCGAGGTACAGATTCGGACTAAGGAAATGCACGCCGTTGCCGAATACGGGGTTGCGGCTCACTGGGCTTATAAGGAAGGCGTTAAGGACAAGGTTCAGGCCACCAATACCGGCGAAAAGCTGAACCTCTTCAAGCACATCATTGAACTGCAAGAAGATACCGACGACGCCGCCGACTTCATGGACAGCGTCAAGGGAGAACTTTTCGGCGACCACGTTTACGCGTTTACGCCCAAGGGCGACGTCCTCGAATTGCCTAAGGGGGCCGGACCGTTGGATATGGCCTACGCCATCCACACGGAGGTCGGCCACCACACGACCGGGGCCACCATCAACGGGAAAATCGTGCCGTTAAACTACGAGATTAAAAACGGTGATATCGTCGATATTCGCACGTCGAGTAGTTCGGCGGGGCCCAGTCGGGACTGGTTGAAGCTGGTGTCGACCCGGCGAGCTCGTAACAAGATCAAGCAGTTCTTCCGGCTCCGTGACCGGGAACAAAACATCACCCAAGGTCAAGAAATGGTGGAGCGCTTGATTCGCGATGCCGGCTACGATCCTAAAGCCATCATGACCAAGGAAAACGTGGATAAGGTGATCGCTAAGTTGCATTATCAACACGTCGATGACTTGTTAGCCGCCATCGGGTTTGGCGACCTCCAACCACAAGGGGTGGTCAATCGCTTAACCGACGACGTCCGCCAAGCGGCCGAAGATCAACGCCGGCGGCAGGAGGAACGCGAAATCCTGGAGGAACACCAATCCATCAAGAACGATTCGGATACCGACAAGAAGGACCGTAAGAAGCAACCGGATGGCGTGGTCATCGAGGGGGTCGATAACCTGCTCGTGCGGCTGAGTCACTGTTGTGCACCGGTACCTGGTGATCAGATTACCGGGTATATCACTAAGGGTCGTGGGGTGTCCGTTCACCGGGTGGACTGCCCCAACGTGCGCCACGCTGAAGAAAGTGGCGAACGGATCGTCCCGGTTCGCTGGGGGGATGAGCACGGCGACGGTACGAACTATCACGCCGACATTGAGGTTCAAGGTTACAACCGTAACGGATTACTAAACGACGTTTTACGGATGATTAATAATTCCACGAAGGATCTAACGTCGATCAACGGTAAGGTGGACCATAATAAAATGGTCATCATTGCGGTCAGTCTGGGGATCCGTAACCGGTGGGAATTACAACGAATCGTGGATAACATCAAGAATATTCCGGATGTCTACGTGGTTAAGCGGCCGTTCCGCTAGAAAGGAAATTCAGTCTTATGCGTGTTTTATTACAACGAGTTCAGCAGGCCAGCGTCACGATTGATCAAAAAGTTGTGGGGGCCATTGACCAGGGCTATTGCCTGTTAGTGGCGGCCGAGGACAGTGACACCAGTGAGCAGGTCGACTACCTGGTTCATAAGATTAGCCACCTGCGGGTATTTAGCGATGCTGCAGGGAAAATGAACCTGAGCATTACCGACGTTAACGGAAGCATCTTGTCCGTGTCGCAGTTCACCCTGTACGCTAATACCAAGAAGGGCAACCGACCGAGCTTCGTTGCGGCCGGTGAGCCGGCACACGCCCAGGCGCTTTACGAGGAGTTTAATCGGAAGCTAGCGGCGACGGGAATCCCGGTGGCGACCGGGGAATTCGGCGCCGATATGCAGGTCGCACTGGTTAACGACGGGCCATGCACAATCTGGTTTGATACCGATGATTAATTCAGGAAGCTTAGGGGTCGGGAGAAATTTCCCGGCTCTTTTTTAGGAGGACAATGGGATGCGTTATCAGCAACTATTTTGGGATTTTGACGGGACGTTGGTCGACACTTACCCGGGGATGGTGGAGGCCTTCACGACGGCTTTAACTCAGCTGGGGGTCAATGATTTTGAGATCGATCAGTCGGCCATCTACAAGGCCATGCGGCAGCACAGTTTAGGAACGGCCCTGCAACAGTTTAGTGCCGAATACACGCTGAACCGTGACAGTCTAAACGAGCGGTATCAGCGGTTGGCGGCACCCAAGTTGGCCCAGGCCGTGGCCTTTGCCGGGGCTGCCGAATTGCTCAACACCGTGACCAGTGCGGGAGGGCGAAACTTCTTGCTCACCCATCGCGATGAACGGGCACTGGAGCGGTTAGCAGCGTTGGGACTAAGGGATTACTTCAGCGGCGCCGTCACGGCCGCGGATGATTATCCGCGTAAGCCGGACCCCACTAGCCTAAACGCCCTGTGTCAGCAGTACCAGGTGGACCCGCACACCGCAATCATGATTGGTGACCGGAATTTGGACGTCCAGGCGGGCCACCGTGCGGGGATGGCGGGTGCGTTGTTCGATCCGGAACACCTGATCGTTGATGAGAGTCAACCGGAAGTTCGGGTCACCCGGTTAGCTGATCTCCAAGACTGGTTGACCAGTGAAAATTAATGAAAAAAACGCGTTAAACGGCCGTTCCTATTCGTTAGGAACGGCCGTTTAACGCGTTTTAAGTTGGTTCTAGGCATCATTACCCCTGGGCAAGCAGATTGTCGACAGCCCCGCCGTAAGTCTCACCGAAGAGGTTCAGGTGGGCTAACAGGTAATAGAGTTGGTAATGGGGCAAGCGTTGGGCGTAACCCGCAGGAAAGGGATAGGCCGCGTTGTACCCCTTGTAGAAGTCTTGGGTAAAGCCGCCAAAAATGGTGGTCATGGCTAGGTCGAACTCGCGGTCCCCGTAGAGGGTATCCGGGTCAATCAGCGTGGGGGTACCGTCGGTAGTGAACAGGTAGTTGCTCGCCCATAAGTCCCCGTGTAATAGTGCGGGGGTAATCTGACGACCTTGATTTTCGGCAACAATGTGTTGACGCACGCGGGCGTACCCAGCTGCCCGTTGAGCGTTCCACAGGCCGTGCTGTTGAGCGCGTTGTACCAGCGGATCAAGGCGTTGCTGGAGATAGAAGGTGGTCCAATCACTTTGCCAGTGATTGTTTTTGGGTAACTTGGCCACCAGATTATCCTGATCGAAACCGAACTGTGGTGCGGTGACGTGGTGGACGCGCGCCACGGTTTGCCCCAGGTCATACTGACTGCCATGCCCCGTTGCGAGAAATTCTAGGAGCAGGTAGGCGTCACCGTCGATACTCCCGGTACCGAAGACTTCGGGAACGTTCGCAGCCTGGCCAAGGGCTTTTAACCCGGCCACCTCGTGCGCGTAGAAACTGGCCGGCGTGTGCGGTTGAACTAGCAGAAAGTAGGGCCCCTCGCTGGTTTCTAAGCGATAGGCTTGATTAATATCGCCACCGGAAACGGGGGTGGCAGTCGTGACTTGTGGGACTGGTAACTGGGCCAGCCAAGTTGCAGATAACATCAAAATCACACTTCTTTCTTTAATGTTGCGTTTGAAAATAGTGGGTCAAGCCTCGGACCACGCGGTTCGCCACGGCTTGTTGATAGACGGCACTGTGGATGTCGTTAAAGTCCTTCTTGGTATTGATGTAGCCCATTTCAAGGAGGAGGGCCGGCCGACTATTATCGCGAATGACCTCGAAATTCCCGAAACGAATGCCCCGGTTGATTAACGGCAAGTCATTCATTTCACCGTTGATGGCTTGAGCCAACGCGTAGGAGGAACGTCGGTGATAGTAGTAGGTGGTGGTTCCCGAGGCGAGATTATCCGTGGGGGAGGAATCAAAATGAAAGCTGATGAAGGCGTTGGCCTGATGATCGTTGGCTAGTGCCGGCCGGTCGGCGAGACTGACCGTGGCATCCGTCGAGCGGGTCATGATGACGTGAGCCCCCTTGGCGCGTAAAGCCTTGGCGACACGTTGGGCCAGTTCAAGGGTGTAGGTCTTTTCGTCGTGCTTCTGGTCGATCGAAAGGGCCCCCGAATCGCTACCACCGTGGCCCGGATCCAAAACGATGGTGGCCTCCGCTAAATTCGTGACGGTTTTAAGGTGGCCGGGATGGTCCACTAACCAGCTGGCGACCCAGCCAAAGTGATTTTGACTATCGCGGACGTGATACCAGTTGTTCTTTTCGTTTAAGATCGTTAAGCGACTGTTCTTTTTCACCTTATGGGTCACGGTATAATTGAGCCCCGGTCCTTGGCGTAAGTTCAGATTGCTAACGGTTGCGGTAACGGCGTTGCGTTGCGTGAAGGTCCAGAGCAGACCCCCGGCAATCAGAAGGATAATGAGACCAGCCACCAGACCGGTCCAGTTCTTGGGTTTAAGCTGCATGGGCGTTACTCCTTGTGTCAAATTGGGTCAATTATACCACGTTGGGTGGCCCCGGAGAACTTCCGGGCGAGTCCTTGACTTTTGTTAAGCGATTCAGTATTCTAAAGAGGACTATTATATAGAAGCCAATGAGAAAGAACAGTAACTAAATACCCGTTTTTAGAGAGGTCGTGTAGCTGGGAGCGGCTAACTCGGTATTGGTGAAGACACTTTTGAGGCTAATGACGTTCATCGTCATTCGTTTGCAACGTTATCCTGCTGAGAAAAATAAAAGGTGGTACCGTGCATACCTGCGCCCTTGTCAATTGACAGGGGCGTTTTTTATTTTGCAGCGGTAGAGGAAGGGAAGACTGTTTATGCGCTACCAACGACCTAAAGGCACGGCGGACATCTTACCAGGTACGTCTGAAACCTGGCAGTTCGTGGAACAAACGGCGCGGGAGTTATTCGCCCGTTACCGGTTCGACGAGATCCGCACGCCGATGTTTGAAAACTTCGAGGTATTCTCCCGCACATCTGGGGATACTTCCGATATTGTCACCAAAGAAATGTACGATTTCAAGGATAAGGGTGATCGGCACCTTTCCTTGCGGCCAGAAGGCACGGCCGGAGTGGTTCGGGCCTTCGTCGAAAACAAGTTGTACGGTCCGGAAACGCAAAAGCCGTACAAGGTCTACTACATGGGTCCGATGTTTCGGTACGAACGGCCCCAATCCGGCCGGCAACGGGAATTTCACCAGATCGGGGTGGAAGCCTTCGGTAGCAACGCCCCCGAATTAGACGTCGAAGTCATTGCACTGGGGATGAACCTGCTCAGTAAGTTAGGCTTAAAGCACCTGCGTTTGGCCCTCAATACGTTGGGCGACCAAGAGACGCGGGCGGCTTACCGGCAAGCGCTGATTGATTTTTTGGAACCCCACTTTGATGAATTAAGCGACGATTCCAAGGTGCGGTTACACAAGAACCCGCTGCGGGTCTTAGATAGCAAAGACGCCCACGACCAAGAAATCGTGGCCGATGCACCGTCAATCTTAGACTTCTTGACGCCCGACGCCACGACCCACTTTAACCAGGTCAAGGCCAGCTTAGACGCCTTAGGCATTGATTACGACGTCGATGCCACCATGGTACGGGGGTTGGATTACTACAACCACACGATCTTTGAGATTATGGCCGATTCACCGGCACTGGGCGAAGGCTACACCACGGTGTTAGCCGGGGGTCGTTACAACGGCCTGGTCGCAGAACTCGGCGGTCCCGAGATGCCCGGTGTGGGCTTCGGGATGGGCGTAGAACGGTTGGTCCTGTTGATGCAGGCCGAACAAGTTCCCGTGCCGAACGATCACCCGTTAGACGTTTACGTCGTGGGAATCGGGGACGACACCTCGATCGAAACGCTAAAGCTGGTTCAGGCCATCCGACGCGCCGGCTTAACGGCCGATCGCGATTACCTGGGGCGTAAGCCGAAGGCCCAGTTCAAGACGGCTAACCGCTTAGACGCCCGCTACACGTTGACCATTGGGGACCAGGAACTGGCCAATCAAACGGCCAACCTCAAGGCCATGGCGACGGGTGAAGAGGTCAGTGTGCCGTTAGCTGACATTTATCAGGATTTCCAAGCTGTGGTGGCGCAGAAGTTCACCACAAAATAAGAGGGGATAGGTTAGATGGAAAAGAATTTGAAACGCACCACGTACGCCGGCTTAGTCGACGAACAATATCTCGACCAAACCGTTGTGTTAAAGGGTTGGGTGCAAAAGCGCCGGGACCTCGGGGGCTTGATCTTCGTTGATTTGCGTGACCGCGAAGGGTTAGTGCAACTGGTTTTTAGTGAAGAATACAGCCAAGATGCCTTAGCCGTGGCGGAACAACTCCGCAGCGAATACGTCATTGAAATCCAAGGAAAAGTCGTTGCTCGGGTTGCTAAGGAAATTAACCCCGACATGCGGACTGGGAAGGTCGAAGTCCGGGTCACGGGCATCAACCTGTTGAACAAGGCCAAGACGCCACCGTTCGATATTAAAGATGGTATCACGGCTTCCGACGACCTGCGGTTACAGTACCGTTACCTCGACTTACGCCGGCCGGAAATGCAACGCGGGATCATGTTGCGTAACCGGATCGTCCAATCCGTGCACAGCTACTTCGACAACAACGGGTTCGTGGATATCGAAACGCCGGATCTGACCAAGTCCACCCCAGAAGGGGCCCGCGATTACCTGGTCCCTTCACGGATCTACCACGGCCACTTCTACGCGTTACCCCAGTCGCCGCAACTGTTTAAGCAGTTGCTGATGGGGGCCGGCTTCGACCGGTACTACCAAATCGCGCGTTGTTTCCGGGATGAAGACTTGCGGGGCGACCGGCAACCAGAATTCACCCAGATCGACTTGGAAACGTCCTTCTTGACGGCTGAAGAGATCCAAGACATTACCGAAGGCTTAATCGCTAAGGTCATGAAGGATACCTTAAACGTCGACGTGCCGTTACCATTTCCACGCATGGACTGGGACGACTCCATGGCCCGTTTCGGGACCGACCAACCAGACGTGCGGTTCGGCATGGAATTAAAGGATTTGTCGGCGATTATGAAGGAGACCGACTTCAAGGTCTTCTCCGGTGCCGTGGCGAACGGCGGGCAAGTCAAGGCCATCGCCGTACCTGGTGGGGCCGACCTGTACAGTCGTAAGGACCTTGACAAGTACGCTAAGTACATCGAACGGTTTGGGGCCAAGGGCTTAGCCTGGATGAAGGTTACCGACGACGGCTTTAGCGGCCCGATCGCCAAGTTCTTCAAGGAAGGCGACTACTTCGACCAGATCACCAAGGCCACCGGCGCCAAGACCGGCGACCTGCTGCTGTTTGCGGCCGACTCCAAGCGCGTGGTGGCCCAGACGTTGGGTTACCTGCGGGTAGCCATTGCCAAGGAACAGGACATGATTGATCAGAACAAGTGGGCCTTCTTGTGGATTGTTAACTGGCCACTGTTCGATTACGACGTGGACTTGAAGCGTTGGGTTCCCGCCCATCACCCGTTCACCATGCCAGCCGAAGGCGATGCGCACTACTTGAACGACGGCGAAGACCCACACAAGGCCTACGCGCAGAGTTACGACATCATCTTAAACGGGTTGGAACTCGGGGGCGGCTCCATCCGGATCCACACCCGTGAGCTGCAAATGAAGATGCTTAAGGCCTTGGGCTTCACGCCAGAACGGGCCGAAAAGCAATTTGGCTTCCTGTTGAAGGCCTTAGATTACGGGTTCCCGCCTCACGGTGGTCTGGCTATCGGGCTCGACCGGTTTGCCCGCTTGCTGGCCAAGCGCGACAACATTCGTGACGTGATTGCCTTCCCGAAGAACTCGAAGGCCACGGAACCGATGACCCAAGCGCCAAGTACCGTTGCGCAAAAACAATTGGACGACTTGGACTTAGCGGTCACCGAACTCGACGACGACCCAGCCAAAAAATAACGACAGTTTGCTGAAATAGCGTTGTCATGGAGGAATCGTTCCTAACCGAGCGGTTCCTTTTTGGCGTCCAGGCTTGAAGTTTGTGGTCGAAAGTCGTTTAATTAAAATTAAATGAGAATTACTAGACGGCGGCAATGACGCCAGAAAGTGGGGATTTGAATGACTATAGAAACCGCAACGTTTGCCGGAGGCTGTTTTTGGTGCATGGTGCAACCGTTTGAAGAGCACCCGGGAATTCAGAAGGTTTTATCGGGTTACACTGGGGGGACCGTGCCCAATCCGACCTATGAGCAGGTTAAGGCGCACACCACCGGACACACCGAGGCCGTGAAAATTTGGTTTGATCCGGCGGTGGTGACCTATGCGCAGCTGGTCGAACTTTACTGGCAACAGACCGATCCTACCGATGCAGGTGGGCAATTTCAGGACCGTGGGGACAACTATCGACCGGTAATTTTCGTCGACGGGCCCGCCCAACGCCAAATTGCCGAGGCCTCAAAGCGCGCGCTGCAGGAAAAAGAACAGTTTGACCGGCCAATCGTCACGCAGATTCAACCGGTGCAACCGTTTTACCCAGCTGAGGAACGGCATCAGCAATTCTATAAGAAAAATCCACGACGGATGGCCGAGCAGGAAGCAGGCGGCCGGGCTGCTTTTGTGGCGCAACATTGGACTAAGGAAACTAATCATTAGAACCACCTAAAAGATGGTGAATTCCGTGGTCGCTGTGGCCGATAAATGCTATACTAAGCGAGCGCTATAGCAATGAAAAGTGAGGTCAGATTTTAAATCATGGATGATGTGCAGCAGCTTTTTAAACGGCATACCTATACAGCCAAGTTTTCCGTCGCCTTTTTTTACGGGATTCTGGTGTCAATTGCGGTGAACTTTTTCTGGACGCCCGGACATATTTACTCGTCTGGGGCCACCGGGTTGGCACAGCTGATTAATACGTTGACAGGACGGTACGCGCCGTTTCAAGTGACGACGGCCCTGGGGCTGTTTCTGATCAACGTGCCCTTGTTCGTGTTGGCCTGGAAACAAATTGGCAAATCCTTTACCGTTTTTACCTTTATCTGTGTCCTGTTTGCCTCGGTAATGATTCGGGTGATTCAGCCCGTCCATCTGACGACTGATCCCATTATCTGTGCGATTTTCGGGGGGGCGGTCAACGGATACGGTACCGGATTTGCGTTGAAGAACAGCATTTCGACCGGGGGCTTAGATATCATCGGCATCGTGGTGCGGCGCAAGACCGGTCGCAGCATGGGGTCGATCAACATGGCCTTCAATAGTCTGATTGTCATCAGTGCCGGGTTCGTTTACGGTTGGCCGTATGCGTTTTACTCCGCGTTAGGCCTCTTCGTGAACGCCAAGGTCATCGACATGACTTTTACCCGGCAACAGCGGATGCAGGTGATGGTGATCACCAGTCGGCCCAAGACCGTCATCGATAGTATTCAAAACCATATGCGCCGGGGAATCACCATCGTGCACGGTGCCGAAGGGGCGTACCATCACGATGAAAAGACGATTTTATTTACCGTGATTACGCGCTACGAAATGGATACGCTAGAGGTGGCC
Above is a window of Levilactobacillus zymae DNA encoding:
- the aspS gene encoding aspartate--tRNA ligase, which encodes MKRTTYAGLVDEQYLDQTVVLKGWVQKRRDLGGLIFVDLRDREGLVQLVFSEEYSQDALAVAEQLRSEYVIEIQGKVVARVAKEINPDMRTGKVEVRVTGINLLNKAKTPPFDIKDGITASDDLRLQYRYLDLRRPEMQRGIMLRNRIVQSVHSYFDNNGFVDIETPDLTKSTPEGARDYLVPSRIYHGHFYALPQSPQLFKQLLMGAGFDRYYQIARCFRDEDLRGDRQPEFTQIDLETSFLTAEEIQDITEGLIAKVMKDTLNVDVPLPFPRMDWDDSMARFGTDQPDVRFGMELKDLSAIMKETDFKVFSGAVANGGQVKAIAVPGGADLYSRKDLDKYAKYIERFGAKGLAWMKVTDDGFSGPIAKFFKEGDYFDQITKATGAKTGDLLLFAADSKRVVAQTLGYLRVAIAKEQDMIDQNKWAFLWIVNWPLFDYDVDLKRWVPAHHPFTMPAEGDAHYLNDGEDPHKAYAQSYDIILNGLELGGGSIRIHTRELQMKMLKALGFTPERAEKQFGFLLKALDYGFPPHGGLAIGLDRFARLLAKRDNIRDVIAFPKNSKATEPMTQAPSTVAQKQLDDLDLAVTELDDDPAKK
- the msrA gene encoding peptide-methionine (S)-S-oxide reductase MsrA produces the protein MTIETATFAGGCFWCMVQPFEEHPGIQKVLSGYTGGTVPNPTYEQVKAHTTGHTEAVKIWFDPAVVTYAQLVELYWQQTDPTDAGGQFQDRGDNYRPVIFVDGPAQRQIAEASKRALQEKEQFDRPIVTQIQPVQPFYPAEERHQQFYKKNPRRMAEQEAGGRAAFVAQHWTKETNH
- a CDS encoding YitT family protein; the protein is MDDVQQLFKRHTYTAKFSVAFFYGILVSIAVNFFWTPGHIYSSGATGLAQLINTLTGRYAPFQVTTALGLFLINVPLFVLAWKQIGKSFTVFTFICVLFASVMIRVIQPVHLTTDPIICAIFGGAVNGYGTGFALKNSISTGGLDIIGIVVRRKTGRSMGSINMAFNSLIVISAGFVYGWPYAFYSALGLFVNAKVIDMTFTRQQRMQVMVITSRPKTVIDSIQNHMRRGITIVHGAEGAYHHDEKTILFTVITRYEMDTLEVAMDEADPKAFVSISDTVKVLGHFYEPKW